In the Natronolimnobius baerhuensis genome, one interval contains:
- a CDS encoding enoyl-CoA hydratase/isomerase family protein — protein sequence MHVESTDGILELTFDRPGVRNAISKAVAEQLVEQVTNATPEEYDAIVLTGEGEAFSAGGDLEAMTAGPDEPRAEYEAITESFGRVVEALLECPVPIVAKINGDAVGAGLAIAALSDIAYASTDATFSCAFVRVGLIPDTGGTVMLPRLVGLRTAKKLAFTGEFFDAEYAAEIDLINEAVPPADLEDRVTETVERLARRPTDVLGMTKQALHENMGRPWDDALEYETLLQVQARHTDAHEEGVTAFLEGRQPEFDV from the coding sequence ATGCACGTCGAGTCTACCGATGGCATTCTCGAGTTGACGTTCGACCGACCTGGCGTCCGAAACGCGATTTCGAAAGCCGTCGCCGAACAACTCGTCGAGCAGGTGACCAACGCCACGCCCGAGGAGTACGACGCAATTGTCCTCACCGGCGAGGGCGAGGCGTTCAGCGCCGGCGGTGACCTCGAGGCGATGACTGCGGGGCCTGATGAGCCACGCGCCGAGTACGAGGCGATCACCGAGAGCTTCGGCCGGGTCGTCGAAGCACTGCTCGAGTGTCCGGTCCCAATCGTCGCGAAGATCAACGGCGATGCCGTCGGCGCGGGGCTGGCGATTGCCGCCCTCTCGGATATCGCGTACGCATCGACAGATGCCACGTTCTCCTGTGCGTTCGTCCGCGTTGGCCTGATTCCGGACACCGGTGGGACGGTCATGCTTCCGCGACTCGTCGGCTTGCGGACGGCGAAGAAACTCGCGTTCACCGGCGAATTTTTCGACGCCGAGTACGCCGCCGAGATCGACCTGATCAACGAGGCAGTGCCACCAGCTGACCTCGAGGATCGGGTCACGGAAACCGTCGAGCGACTTGCCCGCCGACCAACCGACGTTCTCGGCATGACGAAACAGGCACTCCACGAGAACATGGGCCGGCCCTGGGACGACGCCCTCGAGTACGAAACCCTGTTGCAGGTCCAAGCACGCCACACTGACGCTCACGAGGAAGGCGTTACTGCGTTTCTCGAGGGTCGTCAGCCGGAGTTCGATGTCTAG
- a CDS encoding helix-turn-helix domain-containing protein, whose protein sequence is MTSIADIEIPAAGTGLGDLFEDVPSLSCEMERVIASSGHCLWLSGATQDEIERALATSSEIEAYALVSEDTDRWLYDIEFDPETVDPFTVVLEEGGTVLSASASNNTWLLSVRVVDRENVSTLYDRLVDNDVGPTIVRLFDMAEETHSQCGLTSRQYETLVAAIDHGYFEIPREVSMQELSDELGISHQALSERLRRAYRALVTSELNVAEEETTAPPMPSD, encoded by the coding sequence ATGACATCGATCGCAGACATCGAAATTCCGGCCGCAGGTACCGGACTGGGCGACCTCTTCGAGGACGTTCCCTCGCTGAGTTGTGAGATGGAACGCGTCATCGCCTCGAGCGGGCACTGCCTGTGGCTTTCGGGGGCGACACAGGACGAAATCGAACGGGCGCTTGCGACCTCGAGCGAAATCGAAGCGTATGCGCTGGTCAGTGAGGATACCGATCGCTGGCTCTACGACATCGAATTCGACCCCGAAACGGTCGACCCGTTCACGGTCGTCCTCGAGGAAGGTGGGACAGTGCTGTCCGCGTCGGCCTCGAATAACACGTGGCTACTCAGCGTTCGCGTTGTCGACCGCGAGAACGTGAGCACGCTGTACGACCGCCTCGTCGACAACGACGTCGGACCGACGATTGTCCGACTGTTCGACATGGCCGAGGAGACGCATTCGCAGTGTGGGCTAACCTCTCGACAGTACGAAACGCTGGTCGCAGCAATCGATCACGGCTACTTCGAGATTCCGCGTGAAGTCTCGATGCAGGAACTCTCGGACGAACTCGGCATCTCCCATCAGGCCCTGTCGGAGCGTCTGCGCCGAGCCTACCGCGCGCTTGTCACCTCAGAACTCAACGTCGCCGAAGAGGAGACGACTGCGCCGCCGATGCCCTCTGACTAA
- the mobB gene encoding molybdopterin-guanine dinucleotide biosynthesis protein B: MTSHSPFRVVCLAGPSDSGKTTLVEELIPRLIDDDTSVGTVKSIHHDIEIDTPGTDTHRHRTAGAETVVGITPELTFDISSQGKRNPPEPPASFASLLEDDPEQQALAATLARLERRGYDIVLVEGFTEAPLPTILVGDRSPDAVGGPVIGRREDGLEALITSVQALEDVRDTS, translated from the coding sequence ATGACTTCACACTCCCCGTTCCGTGTCGTTTGCCTTGCTGGTCCGAGTGATTCGGGCAAGACGACGCTCGTCGAGGAACTCATCCCGCGGCTCATAGACGACGACACCAGCGTTGGGACCGTCAAATCGATTCATCACGATATCGAGATCGATACGCCCGGGACAGACACCCACCGCCATCGCACGGCCGGTGCCGAAACCGTCGTCGGGATTACGCCCGAACTCACGTTCGACATCTCGAGCCAGGGCAAACGGAATCCGCCGGAGCCACCTGCATCGTTCGCGTCGCTGCTCGAGGATGACCCTGAACAACAAGCACTCGCTGCCACGCTTGCACGCCTCGAGCGCCGCGGCTACGATATCGTTCTCGTTGAGGGCTTTACCGAGGCTCCGCTGCCGACGATTCTCGTCGGAGATCGGTCGCCGGACGCCGTCGGCGGGCCGGTGATCGGCCGACGTGAGGACGGACTCGAGGCGCTGATCACGAGCGTTCAGGCACTCGAGGATGTTCGTGACACCAGCTGA
- a CDS encoding DHH family phosphoesterase produces the protein MSTGVTISSISDYAILGCGSVGYAVAEELVQQGKDVLIIDRDESRVESLRDQDLDARTADISEPEVADLVSERGVVLILASDVESNKEAVKHIRDQNDGQFIVARASDPVSGDELEELGADVVINPSSVIAESALRALESGELEYNASKLADLLEETSSRLAIITQDSPDPDSIASAAALQAIADHLGIDSDIVYLGDMGHQENRAFVNLLGIELLQWDELEDRSVYDTVALVDHATSAEMDLSVDAVIDHHELEADYEPEFVDIRPNMSSTSTIITKYIQEFDMNVSEEVATALLYGIRAETLDFKRDTTPADLTAAAYLYPFANHDTLEQVESPSMSPETLDVLAEAITNRDVQGSHLVSNAGFVRDREALTQAASHLLDLEGVTTTAVFGIADETIFLAGRSKDIRINIGKVLDDAYGEMGETAGHSTQASAEIPLGIFTGIEISDDNRNTLLELTEEAVTRTLFDTMGVDGTEGSNGS, from the coding sequence ATGAGTACGGGGGTTACGATTTCGTCGATCTCTGACTACGCGATCTTGGGCTGTGGCAGCGTGGGCTACGCCGTCGCTGAAGAATTGGTCCAGCAGGGCAAAGACGTCCTCATCATCGACCGCGATGAGAGCCGCGTCGAATCGCTGCGCGACCAGGACCTAGACGCTCGCACCGCCGACATCAGCGAACCCGAGGTTGCCGATCTCGTCAGCGAACGCGGCGTTGTCCTCATCCTCGCGTCCGATGTCGAATCGAACAAAGAGGCAGTCAAACACATCCGCGACCAAAACGACGGCCAATTCATCGTCGCGCGCGCGAGCGATCCAGTCTCGGGCGACGAACTCGAGGAGTTGGGCGCTGACGTCGTTATCAACCCCTCCTCAGTCATCGCCGAATCCGCACTGCGAGCGCTCGAGTCGGGTGAACTCGAGTACAACGCCAGCAAGCTTGCGGACTTACTCGAGGAGACGTCCTCTCGACTGGCGATCATCACGCAGGACAGTCCCGATCCGGATTCGATTGCGTCTGCGGCCGCACTCCAGGCGATTGCGGACCATCTCGGCATCGACTCGGATATCGTCTATTTAGGCGATATGGGTCACCAGGAAAATCGTGCGTTCGTCAATCTTCTAGGAATCGAACTCCTCCAGTGGGACGAACTCGAGGATCGGTCGGTCTATGACACCGTTGCACTGGTCGATCACGCGACCAGCGCGGAAATGGACCTCTCGGTTGATGCGGTGATCGACCATCACGAACTCGAGGCCGATTACGAACCTGAATTCGTCGATATTCGGCCGAACATGTCCTCGACGTCGACGATCATCACGAAGTACATTCAGGAATTCGACATGAACGTCTCGGAGGAAGTCGCGACTGCGCTTCTGTACGGAATCCGCGCGGAGACGCTGGATTTCAAACGCGACACAACCCCCGCAGACCTCACCGCTGCGGCGTATCTCTATCCGTTCGCGAACCACGATACCCTAGAGCAGGTCGAATCACCGTCGATGTCGCCGGAAACGCTCGACGTGCTCGCCGAAGCGATCACCAACCGCGACGTCCAAGGCAGCCATCTCGTCTCGAACGCCGGGTTCGTCCGCGACCGCGAGGCACTCACGCAGGCCGCGAGTCACCTCCTCGATCTCGAGGGTGTCACCACGACTGCGGTCTTCGGAATCGCCGACGAGACCATCTTCCTCGCCGGCCGGTCGAAGGATATCCGTATCAACATCGGCAAAGTGCTCGATGACGCCTACGGCGAGATGGGCGAAACCGCCGGCCACTCCACGCAGGCCAGCGCAGAGATCCCGCTCGGCATCTTCACCGGCATCGAAATATCCGACGACAACCGGAATACGCTCCTCGAGTTGACCGAAGAGGCAGTCACGCGGACGCTGTTCGATACGATGGGCGTCGACGGCACGGAAGGTTCGAACGGGTCCTAA
- a CDS encoding PRC-barrel domain-containing protein, whose amino-acid sequence MDDTPQEITSIVGREVYSNSGVFVGEIEDLQLNIDGQVVTGLALGNLNRELFSQEAQSGQGVIVPYRWVRSVGDVVLVNEVVERVRDPDDEEDEILA is encoded by the coding sequence ATGGACGACACCCCGCAGGAAATCACCTCAATCGTCGGCCGCGAGGTTTACTCGAACAGCGGCGTTTTCGTCGGCGAAATCGAGGACCTCCAGTTGAATATCGACGGCCAGGTCGTCACTGGCCTCGCACTCGGCAATCTGAATCGCGAACTGTTTTCACAGGAAGCCCAGTCCGGCCAGGGCGTCATCGTCCCATACCGGTGGGTTCGCTCCGTTGGCGACGTGGTTCTGGTCAACGAAGTTGTCGAACGCGTTCGCGACCCCGACGACGAAGAAGACGAAATTCTCGCCTGA
- a CDS encoding phosphotransacetylase family protein, whose protein sequence is MTDTDTDTDTDTDQQTEPTRSPDSSAGETETILVSSLAESVGKTAITLALAELAHEDGDSVGYMKPKGTRLQSNVGKTVDEDPMLARELLGLEAEMHDLEPVVYSPTFIEQAIRGREDPAKLRERITEAFDDLAAGHDRMFVEGGGEYAVGGIVDLTDVDVAELLEARVVLVAPYQQPGDVDDVLAAADAFGDHFAGVIFNNVPDAAYDQLETDVVPFLEGRDVSVYGVLPSEQTLAGVTVAELADELGASVLVDEGEDSYVERFAVGAMGADSALRHFRRTKDAAVITGGDRAEIHTAALEAPGIRCLILTGGHRPSGAILGQAAEKGVPVLSVQTDTVTTVERAEDVVRSGRTRDADTVAQMQALLSDHAALEDVLGLER, encoded by the coding sequence ATGACTGACACAGATACCGATACTGACACCGACACCGATCAACAGACCGAACCGACACGCAGCCCCGACTCGAGCGCCGGCGAGACCGAGACAATCCTCGTCAGTTCGCTCGCCGAAAGCGTCGGCAAGACTGCGATCACGCTTGCGCTGGCCGAACTCGCCCACGAAGACGGCGACAGCGTCGGCTACATGAAGCCAAAGGGCACGCGCCTGCAGAGTAACGTCGGCAAGACCGTCGACGAAGACCCGATGCTCGCACGCGAACTGCTCGGTCTCGAGGCCGAGATGCACGACTTAGAGCCCGTGGTCTACTCGCCGACGTTCATCGAGCAGGCGATCCGCGGGCGCGAAGACCCAGCAAAACTGCGCGAACGCATTACGGAGGCGTTCGACGACCTCGCTGCAGGCCACGACCGAATGTTCGTCGAAGGCGGCGGCGAGTACGCCGTTGGTGGCATCGTCGACCTTACTGATGTTGACGTCGCGGAACTGCTCGAGGCTCGCGTCGTACTGGTCGCGCCCTATCAACAGCCCGGCGACGTCGACGACGTCCTCGCCGCGGCCGACGCCTTCGGTGACCACTTTGCTGGCGTCATCTTCAACAACGTGCCCGACGCGGCCTACGACCAACTCGAGACCGACGTGGTTCCCTTCCTCGAGGGCCGAGACGTGTCGGTTTACGGCGTGCTTCCGAGCGAACAGACGCTCGCAGGTGTCACCGTCGCCGAACTCGCGGACGAACTCGGCGCGTCGGTGCTCGTCGACGAGGGCGAAGACAGCTATGTCGAACGCTTCGCCGTCGGCGCAATGGGTGCCGACAGCGCACTCCGGCACTTCCGCCGGACGAAAGACGCGGCCGTCATCACCGGTGGCGACCGCGCCGAGATTCACACCGCCGCGCTCGAGGCCCCCGGAATCCGCTGTTTAATTCTCACTGGTGGCCACCGACCATCCGGTGCGATACTGGGCCAGGCCGCTGAGAAGGGCGTTCCCGTCCTTTCGGTCCAGACGGATACCGTGACGACCGTCGAGCGCGCAGAAGATGTCGTCCGAAGCGGACGCACTCGAGACGCCGACACCGTCGCACAGATGCAGGCGTTACTGTCGGACCACGCCGCACTCGAGGACGTTCTCGGACTCGAGAGGTAG
- a CDS encoding acetate--CoA ligase family protein, with the protein MGRLATLFDPETVGVVGATDRDGAVGRAILENLQSDFDGEIVPVNPSREEVLGLECYEDVSSAPPIELGVVVVPPPIVLEAVRELGETGTENVVVITAGFAETGGDGATRERRLREIATEYDLNVVGPNSLGVMSTPSGMNATFGPENAREGSISFMSQSGAFITAVLDWANEQRIGFKDVVSLGNKSVLDETDFIEEWGEDPETDVIIGYLEDIDDGQRFIETAREVTNDTPIVLVKSGRTDAGAQAASSHTGAIAGSERAYQAGLEQAGVIRAESVQELFDYARALSGLPEPDADGVAVVTNAGGPGVLTTDAVGDSTLDMANFTDETIDRLGAAMPDEANIYNPIDAIGDADTERFGEALEIALEDPNVGSAVVVAAPTAVLTYDNLAETVIEKREAYDKPVVTCLMGGSRARAADEVLREFGIPNYFDPSRAIAGLDGLTRYRDVRAQVRDDPIAFDVDRERAREIIARATDREDNRLGVESMDLLEAYGIPTPTGEIVDDPARAHEVAESIEGDVVMKIVSPDISHKSDIGGVKVGVSDDNVYDAYEDVVSRARNYQPDATIIGVQVQEMLDLEASTETIVGMNRDPQFGPLLLFGLGGIFVEILEDTSVRVAPIGEDEARAMVDEIQAAPLLRGARGREPADVNAVVETIQRLSQLVTDFPSILELDVNPLVAGPEGVQAIDLRLTVDTEAFTDD; encoded by the coding sequence GGCTCGAGTGCTATGAAGACGTGTCGAGTGCGCCGCCGATAGAGCTGGGTGTCGTCGTCGTTCCCCCGCCAATCGTTCTCGAGGCGGTTCGGGAACTCGGCGAGACGGGGACGGAAAACGTCGTCGTCATCACAGCCGGCTTTGCGGAGACCGGCGGCGACGGGGCCACGCGCGAGCGACGGCTCCGAGAAATCGCCACTGAATACGATCTGAACGTTGTCGGCCCGAATAGCCTCGGCGTTATGTCGACGCCGAGTGGCATGAACGCCACGTTCGGCCCCGAAAACGCCCGCGAAGGCTCGATTTCGTTTATGAGCCAGTCGGGTGCGTTCATCACCGCTGTACTCGACTGGGCGAACGAACAGCGAATCGGATTCAAAGACGTCGTCTCACTGGGCAACAAGTCCGTCCTCGACGAAACGGACTTCATCGAGGAGTGGGGCGAAGACCCTGAGACGGACGTGATCATCGGCTATCTCGAGGATATCGATGATGGCCAGCGATTCATCGAGACAGCCCGTGAGGTGACTAACGACACGCCAATCGTCCTCGTGAAATCAGGGCGAACTGACGCGGGGGCACAGGCTGCGTCCTCACATACGGGTGCAATTGCGGGCAGTGAACGCGCCTATCAGGCCGGCTTAGAGCAGGCAGGCGTAATTCGCGCCGAGTCCGTCCAGGAACTGTTCGACTACGCGCGGGCACTGTCAGGACTGCCCGAACCCGACGCCGACGGCGTCGCCGTCGTGACTAACGCCGGTGGCCCCGGCGTCCTGACAACCGATGCCGTCGGTGACTCGACGCTCGACATGGCGAACTTCACCGACGAAACCATCGACCGACTCGGCGCGGCGATGCCCGACGAGGCGAACATCTACAACCCAATCGATGCCATCGGCGACGCCGACACCGAGCGCTTTGGCGAGGCCTTAGAGATCGCACTCGAGGACCCGAACGTCGGCAGTGCCGTCGTCGTCGCCGCGCCAACGGCCGTCCTCACCTACGACAACCTCGCCGAGACGGTGATCGAAAAACGCGAGGCCTACGACAAACCGGTCGTCACCTGCCTGATGGGCGGGAGCCGCGCTCGAGCGGCCGACGAAGTGCTCCGGGAGTTTGGCATCCCGAACTACTTCGATCCCTCGCGGGCGATTGCGGGTCTTGACGGACTGACGCGTTATCGTGACGTTCGCGCGCAGGTTCGAGACGACCCCATCGCGTTCGATGTCGACCGCGAGCGTGCCCGCGAGATCATCGCGCGAGCAACGGATCGTGAGGACAACCGACTCGGCGTCGAGTCGATGGACCTCCTCGAGGCGTACGGGATTCCCACACCGACGGGCGAAATCGTCGACGACCCGGCGCGGGCACACGAGGTCGCCGAGTCAATCGAGGGCGACGTCGTGATGAAGATTGTTAGCCCGGATATCTCACACAAGTCCGACATCGGCGGCGTGAAAGTCGGCGTGAGCGACGACAACGTCTACGACGCCTACGAGGATGTCGTCTCACGGGCGCGTAACTATCAGCCCGACGCGACCATCATCGGCGTGCAGGTCCAGGAGATGCTCGATCTCGAGGCCTCGACCGAAACCATCGTCGGGATGAACCGTGACCCGCAGTTCGGCCCGCTGTTGTTGTTCGGCCTCGGCGGGATCTTCGTCGAAATTCTCGAGGATACGTCGGTCAGAGTCGCCCCAATCGGTGAGGACGAAGCCCGCGCGATGGTCGACGAGATTCAGGCTGCGCCGCTGTTGCGCGGCGCGCGTGGCCGCGAACCGGCGGACGTCAACGCGGTTGTCGAGACGATCCAGCGACTCTCACAGCTCGTGACGGACTTCCCGTCGATCCTCGAGTTGGACGTGAACCCGCTCGTGGCCGGCCCCGAAGGCGTACAGGCGATTGACCTGCGACTGACTGTCGATACGGAGGCGTTCACCGATGACTGA